Genomic DNA from Hordeum vulgare subsp. vulgare chromosome 2H, MorexV3_pseudomolecules_assembly, whole genome shotgun sequence:
tgcaagaagaagaacaaagacGCGATCCAATTTTTAACTATATGTTTGGATTATCCAATCTGTTAATGAATATGGTATCGGTCTTGTTGTTTTGGTTTGCACCATTTCTTACAATGTCACCTTTTTTTCTTGGTGCTGAATTGCTGATCGAGTGATTGTCCCTTATGCTTATGGGCTTCATTTTCAAATACTTATTCACTAAGTTTCCAATGAGATAATCATATATGAATATGGGGCTAATTCTTTTTCTATTGGAAGGTGAATCGAATCCTTTAGTGAAACTTAACCTTCTATGTCTTTTGTTTTGAATTGTTTGCCAGTTACATTTTATGTTACTAACTTAGAGTACCGCATTCGTTAGATGTAAACTCATAAGTGTATTTGTTCGATGTTATTCAACTTTCTTTATGGCCTGAAGAGCATATATGATGAAGTTTGATACGTTGTGCCAATAGTTTGATCGAGTGCATCTGAACACTTTCTAAGAACCTGGACACGTTCTTTTTGTTGGATTAACATTTCTTTTTTCTGTGTTTGTATGCAGATGAAACAAGAGTCAAAGAGTTCAAGCTCAAGTCAATGTGGAGGAGCCCAAATGGCACCATCAGGAACATTCTAAATGGTTTGTTCATCTCTCTCTTTGAGTTGCCTTTGGTGCTTTAGTTAATGGATGAAATAATATGGAACTAAACTGGTAGGCAGTCTACGTTTGTTAGATTGTAATAAGAATTTGCTCATGGTAACAATTGAAAAATTTGGTAGGCTTGACATTTTTGCAGTGTTACAAGTAACTATCAGACTCGATTTGCTTCGGATATATATATCGCAGTAATTTCGTAAACACATatgtcacatgatatttccatagGTTACCACAAGGAACAGCAGTATGAATATTAGTAATATTTTTCGAACACAGAAGTACAGAATATACTTCCAAGAATATACGTTTCACATTTTCCCCTTCACATCGAGCCTGGATCATGACCATTAACTTTTCCTTTCACATTTTCACCATGACACACAGGAActgttttccgggagcccatcttATGTAAAAATATTCCACGCATACTTACTGGTAAGGGAAGGAATGTGAAATTATGGTTATCATAGCAAGTAATAAATAAAGTTACCAAATTAAAGGAAGGAACCTTGTTTTGAAGGTTGGAAGAAGCCCATTTGCATAGGAAGACATGCATTTGGAGACCAGTATCGAGCTACCGATATGATTATTAATGGACCTGGGAAGCTTAAGATGGTTTATGGTGAGCTCCATTGGCCCGTCATTTACTTATTCCTTTCTATTAATTCCAAAGCTTGTATTGTACCTTTGTTCATCTATTCCTTTCTTTGCTACTGAAAATCAGTGCCTGATGGAGCTGAGCCGGTGGAGCTAAATGTTTATGATTTTAAAGGGCCTGGAGTCGCATTAGCAATGTATAATGTGGATGAGGTATGATAGCCAACTAAATTTCGTGACTCTATTCTTCTCTTGAGAGCTCTGCTAATTTCTGCTCTTTCCTTTAGTCTATTAGGGCATTTGCTGAGTCATCAATGGCAATGGCACTATCCAAGAAATGGCCTCTTTATCTCAGCACCAAGAACACAATACTAAAAAAATACGACGGCAGGTATCTGGAATGAGCATTATTTACGATACATTTTTTTGTGCCACAGTCATTAAGCACTCTTTTGTTGCAAGGACTACCAACCACTATCGTCTATGCTCTTGTATACATAGTTTCATGCTGCACTTTTAAGTCTTAACTGTGAATGTACCAACATGTTGTCTGGCATTAGTTATCCAGTTGCTAAGGGTTCTCATTGTTGTGCTCCATGAGGTCTTATTGGTAAGTGAAGTGATTATTCTAATAAACTGGAAGAGTGATAAGCATAAGCTACTCTCCTAACCTATATCTTCACTACACTCGTTATCCTTATAATCTCCGATGAACGTGCATACTTGTTTATATATAGCACAAGTGGTTTGTTTTGTTGCTCTGATGACCTTCCGAAAGTATAGCTTTGCAGTTAATCATATTTCTCATACAGAGTCCCAACTTGACACGTACAAATTTGAAATGTCCATAGATTCAAGGACATCTTTCAGGAGGTATATGAAGAGAATTGGAAGGAGAAGTTTGAGGAAAACTCAATATGGTCAGTGCTAATTTATACCAGATTTTGACCACTAAAGTTCTGCTTAAACCGCATTCGATCTTACATGATTCATGCAGGTATGAACATCGGTTGATTGATGACATGGTGGCATATGCTGTGAAAAGCGAGGGTGGATATGTCTGGGCTTGCAAAAACTACGATGGAGATGTTCAAAGTGACTTCCTTGCccaaggtttgcatatgattactTCCTGTTCTTGCAACACACCATAATTATGGAGTTATAGATTTTCTGAAACTGCATGGTGATGTTAGCCAATACTATGAATATGTCCTGCTATTCATGTTCTATATTGTTCTATATTCAATCTACTTTTGTTGACGAGTTCTTGTTTCAGGTTTTGGTTCCCTGGGTTTGATGTCATCCGTTCTGGTAAGTCATGCTATTCCTTTTGCTTTTCTGtgtaatattttttattttatttgatcgCTAACTAAACAACTTGTCTTCTTCAGTTATCTTCTGATGGGAAGACATTAGAGGCAGAGGCTGCTCATGGGACTGTCACTAGACATTTCAGGTTACATGAGAAGGGACAGGAGACGAGTACCAATAGCATAGCTTCTATATTTGCTTGGACTCGTGGGCTAGAACATAGGTAACCACATTAGTATTGGTGATGGAATTTTACACTTGAATTAGAAGATCTATTGGATTCTTTTTTTGCTTTTGTTTATAATCAGTTCAAGAGTTTTCACATTCTTTCGTACCTGCCTATGTAGTAACAACTTGTTTATCTGTTTAGAGCAAAGCTGGATAAAAATGATAGGTTGCTGGATTTCACACAGAAGCTTGAAACTGCATGTGTTGAAACAgtggaatctgggaaaatgacaaaGGATCTTGCACTTCTTAGCCATGGCGCCAAGTAAGCTGATTTATGTGTTTCAGAAACTTTGGGTGATATCCTTTCTTGTGGTGGTTACTCATTAGTATGGAAGCACAATAATATTATTATTGTAAGCAATATATTATCTCACAATGACGATAATAATGAAACAGCTAAAAAATACCGTAGTATTTTCTTGAGGATAACTGAGGTAAACAGCAAATTCGTTGCTGTTGCCGTGGACCAAATATTCTGACACGTACCAGAATTTTAACTGCTTGTTCTTCTGCATGGTTTTTAGGCCAAAATCTTCTGCTTGTAAGTAGCACTTTCATTAGCTCATGAGAGAGGGTCAGATAGATTACTGTTATTCCATGTTTTGAATTTGCGAGAAACAGAAGTTCATCAAGAATAATATTGCTCCCCTTTCCAAAACTTATTTCTTTTATCTTGGTGAATGCTCCTGAAACCTTGAGTCCTTTGTTTTATATTTCCCCCATTCGTTTGCAAGGGTTATTTGTTTTGCAATCCTGTTCAAAATTAtaagacatgcatgcatcattagtgctattttctcttttttgcccttattttattattttttctgaagTATTTATGCATGATTAACCACATAAATTGTTCTCTCTCATTCTTTTCAAAGCACAGGATAATTTAGTCACATTACCCTCCATCAATTACAGTTGACTAAATTACCCTTTCATTTAGTGCTTTGGAAAGATGAGTGAGAATAGTTTGTGTGGTTTGTCATGTGTAAACGCTCAAGAAAATGATGAAATAAACAAACACCAAAAGACAGAAAATAACATTAACTATGAATCCATGCTTTATGATTTTCAAAACGATTGTAGATCAAACGGGCTGTATAGAAAGTAGAAATTTCTTGAACCTACAGTTGTATTCAAAGCACTAAATATTGCGAGAAGTTTCCTAAAACCAACTTCTTGCGTTACTcttccgacccccccccccccccccccccccccacacacaatttagtactccctccgtcccaaaattcttgtcttgggTTTGTCTGACGAAAAAGGGTTTCCCCCCGTTTTATATTATGTAAAGCAACAACGGAGCACACAACCACTGATACAAcaaaaagacaaaaaaaaggtAGGCGATAGAGGATACAAGATGCCACCGAACAACAACAGTCCTGACAACCCTAGCAGCTAGGACATCGAGGACCCCGGCAACCCCAGGGCATGCCCCCGAAACACTCAGGCTAATGGAACAACCCGCCTTCGGAGAAAGAGCACAGTCGTCAACTCCCATGTCGTTGCCCGGCCATCCGAGAGCTCGCCCTTGAGCTTGGATGCACTGGGAGAGGAAGGCAACACGCCACCACGCCGGCAAAGCCACTCCGATCAACGCCACCCGCCTCGGGCCACAACCACCTCGGGCAACATTGTCTAGCAGGAACAACTGAAGAAACCGGCAAACTGATCACGCCAAAGCCGCGACCACCACTCACCTGTCCCAAAGGCGGCGTCTTCAGGAAGAAAGCGACGCCAACGCGCCGTCGCCACCCAATCTGAGGGGATTGGGTTTTTCTCCCAGGACAAGGAGAGGGGGCATGGGCTAGGACTCGATACCGACTCCAAGAAGTAAAACAGCGATGGAGCGCCGCCGGCATCGTGGCTGCCGCAACGCGCCAAAGGTTTCCCCATCCGTAGCCCACCCCTGACCAACCACCAAACCAGCCACATGAGGTCGCCGGCAACCGGGTCGGCGTGGGCGGCCAGAAAACGCGGAGGTTGCCGTCTTCATATCCGACCATGGGCACACAAGGCCGCCCATGACCGAGATCCGTGCTCGCCGCCGACTCGCCGTCCACACGGCCAAGTCCAGCGCCCAGAACCATCGGCACCACCTCCCCCCGTCGCGAAGGAGGGGCACCCTCGCCGAAGGAGGCCGCCGCCACCACACTTGCGGCACCAGAACTGGAGGCCCCGCCGCCACGCCACCTGCCCCGCCATCCGCCGGCCACGGCAGGGAAGGCCCCTCGTGGCCCAGGTCGAATGCAGCCCCTGCCACCCACTGGGCCGCCGACGCCAGATCTGGACCGGTGCGGCACCACCACAGACCCGCAGCCGCCGCGCCGCAAGAGCATGTCCGGGGCGCCACGCCGCTAACCACGCGCGCCGCTGCCCAGAGCATCCGCCGCCGCACCGCTGCGCCCCGCGCCAGCCGGGGTAGGGCGAGAGgagggggaacgaggccccgctgCCGCCGAGGCCAGCCGGGCTTTGCCCGCTGGCCCTTGCCGGTGGTGGCGAGGGGAGGATGAGGAAGGAAGGGGGTCGgagaggtggcggctagggttgggaggaaGGGGGGCGGAGAGGTggcggctgggggggggggggggggtcaaagaCAAGTCCGGTCTTATGTTTGTctaggaatggatgtatctaaatactaaaacgtgactaaatacattcatatctagacaaatctaagacaagaattttgggacggagggagtatttacatTGTGGTGGAATCGATAGCACAACCCACTCATGCGGCATTGAACGGTAACTAGTGGAACTTCATAACGGTTGTTCGCGGTTGTAATTGTATCGCTGATGGGTAAGCCTAGCTACACCTGTTGATTCCATTGAATTCCAAAAATGTGGTTATCTAAAACCATGACACAAGAAGTTTAGTTTTATGACACTTTACTTAAACTCGTTGTTCTTTGATAGTTAAAATTGCGGTTTGAAGATTTACTCATAGAAAATGAACTAGGGAGTATACCACATCCTTGTATTTCTGAGCTGTGTGGCATGCCAATCAGTTAaaaaaaatactccctctgttccataaTTTAgtgcatactccctccgtccaaaaataattgtcctaaaaatgcatataatggatgtatctataattaaaataagcctagatacattcatctctaggacaagtatttccggacggaggtagTATTTTTTTTTAAAGTCAAACCTCATAAATTTTGAGCAACTTTCTGGAGAAATACATTTACATCTAGCATGCCAAACATATATCATTAGATTCATCATAAGACGTAgttatatacttcctccgttcctaaatataagtcttttaagcgattccagtatgtgtctacatacggagcaaaatgattgaatgtacactttaaagtatgtctatatacatccatatgtagtccactagtgaaatctctacaaagacttatatttaggaacggagggagtagttggtaTTGTAGATATGGAATATGCTAGTTTTCTCTATAAACTTGGTCCAAGTTTACAGAGTTTGACTTTTCAGAAAAATCTATACACTACTTTATGGAATAGAGGGAGTATGTGATTTCCCTGTCTTGAAATGCAAGTATCacattcatttttattttatttggaagAATCACATTTATTTGCGGCAGTGTTTCAAATGTCTTGCTGCCAATGTTTCTTGCTTCCGCTTTTTgctgttttctttctttcttcctgtTGTTCACATATTAACATGACATTGTGTTCCCCCCTATTGAC
This window encodes:
- the LOC123427205 gene encoding isocitrate dehydrogenase [NADP]-like, yielding MRHLLLPRRLLAMAPLSASAATKALLLNPARGRLPSSLACLSAPGGRSFRAASLRCYAAAAVAEQHRIKVNNPIVEMDGDEMTRVIWKMIKDKLIFPYLDLDVKYFDLGVLNRDATDDKVTVESAEATLKYNVAVKCATITPDETRVKEFKLKSMWRSPNGTIRNILNGTVFREPILCKNIPRILTGWKKPICIGRHAFGDQYRATDMIINGPGKLKMVYVPDGAEPVELNVYDFKGPGVALAMYNVDESIRAFAESSMAMALSKKWPLYLSTKNTILKKYDGRFKDIFQEVYEENWKEKFEENSIWYEHRLIDDMVAYAVKSEGGYVWACKNYDGDVQSDFLAQGFGSLGLMSSVLLSSDGKTLEAEAAHGTVTRHFRLHEKGQETSTNSIASIFAWTRGLEHRAKLDKNDRLLDFTQKLETACVETVESGKMTKDLALLSHGAKVTREHYLSTEEFIDAVAQQLREKIQIPSSL